In Montipora capricornis isolate CH-2021 chromosome 4, ASM3666992v2, whole genome shotgun sequence, a single genomic region encodes these proteins:
- the LOC138044685 gene encoding uncharacterized protein: protein MPTQAEKSLSKPPAERATKAKKKKKRESGRSSKNSNSKKHTASEADSSSEGTRVRSKGKSGGTDDNRETSDDFTSQSRSTSSQNTSSRSWGTSSSDGRSTTCSGENFASKSGTNPGSSDENRKRETLISLEQTSSTGIVAGNETFRWDFVQSDDPDEEEERLRIYKLHRRKRYMEFLHTRNGGEGQRSFYA from the exons ATGCCCACTCAAGCTGAGAAGTCACTTTCTAAACCACCAGCAGAgagagcaactaaagccaaaaagaaaaagaaaagagaatcgGGAAGAAGTAGCAAAAATTCTAACTCGAAAAAGCACACGGCGTCAGAAGCAGATAGCAGCAGTGAAG GAACACGAGTTAGGTCGAAAGGGAAATCAGGTGGAACTGACGACAATAGAGAGACTTCGGACGATTTTACCTCACAATCTCGCTCTACAAGCTCACAAAATACTTCATCGAGAAGCTGGGGAACAAGTAGTTCAGATGGACGAAGCACAACTTGTAGCGGCGAAAATTTTGCCTCAAAGAGCGGTACGAATCCAGGGTCTTCGGACGAGAACCGGAAGCGAGAAACTTTGATTAGTTTAGAACAGACTTCCTCAACAGGAATAGTGGCTGGGAATGAGACTTTCAGGTGGGACTTTGTTCAAAGTGACGATCCAGATGAAGAAGAGGAAAGATTAAGAATTTACAAATTACATAGAAGGAAAAGATACATGGAGTTCTTGCATACGAGAAACGGCGGTGAAGGGCAAAGGAGTTTCTATGCGTAA